The DNA sequence CCCGGGCAACTACCCGTACCGCGTCGCGAGCTGGCCGGCGTCCGACCCGCGCGTCACGACGCTCGGCGGCACGCAGCTGCACCTCGACGCGAACGGCGCGCGCACCAAGGCGGACGACCTGGTGAACGTCGCCGACGACGGGTTCGCCGAGGGCGCCGGGCTGTCGAAGGCGTACGCGCGCCCGTCGTGGCAGGACGGCGTCAAGCAGATCACCGGCAGCAAGATGCGGTCCTTCCCGGACATCAGCATGGAAGGCGTGCACGGCACGTCGCAGTCCGCACCGCTGTTCGCCGGCGTGCTCGCACTCGCGGTGCAGGCCAAGCACGGCAAGCTCGGCCAGATCAACCCGGCGCTGTACGCGAAGCTCGGCCCTGCCGGCGCGAAGGCAGGCATCGTCGACGTCACCGAAGGCGACAACAGCCAGGACGGCGTCGTGGGCTTCACCGCGGCCAAGGGCTTCGACATCGCCAGCGGCTGGGGCACGGTCGACGCGTCGGTCTTCGTCCCCGCACTGGTGAAAGCGCTTCGCTGATCATTGACCGGAAATGTCGTCGTTCGGTTTATTCGACACCGTTCGATGACGCGATTTTCCCCACAGATCACGAGCACGGTAAGTGGAAAGCAAGGAACAGCTGAAATCGTCGATCCAAGGTGTACGCCGCGGAAATCAAGCAGAAGAACTTCATCGTTTTTCGCACCACCACCGTCAGCAATTTCGCGGTGGGTTTCCGGCCGGGCTCGACCGACCTCGTGATCGTGCCGCTCGACGAAAAGAGCGGCACGATCACGCCGGGCACCCCGCTGGCGATCACCGACGCGAACCGGGCTTCGGTCAAGAAGCGCGACCTGCAGGGCCGGTTCGTGGTCAAGACGACGGAGGGCCAGACCTTCCGGCTCAGCATCCTCCCGTCCGTGCCCAAAGTCCTCGCCGCCGGTTACCAGCTGCCCGTCGAGCAGAAGGCCGAGTACGAGGCGTTCACCACCCTCCGGGACGCCCTCACCGCCGCCTGACGACCGCGCGCCCCGGTGCACGGCGCCGGGGCGCGCCCGGCGTCAGTAGCAGCGATCCGACCTGATCGCGTAGGTGTAGTTGTTGGACAGGTTGGACGTCACCTCGAAGCGGATCTTGTGGTAGACGGGCGGGTCGCCGAGCACGCCGTGGGACACCGTGTGCTCCTTGCCCGGGGCGATCGCGCCGCTCCACAGGCCCTTGTCGAAGACGTCCTCGACGATCTGGACGAGCATCCCGCGGTAGTCGCTGTTGTGCACGGTGATGTCGATCTTCTGCCCGGCGCTCACCTCGACGACCTTCGTCGCCCCGCCCATCAGCTGGCCGCCGGCGCACACCTTCGTCGCGGCGGACGCGGAGGGGGCCGCCAGCACTGTCGCGGCCAGCGCCACGACCGGGACCACCAGTTCGCGGATCATCGGTTCCCCACCTTCGTCTTGACCACATTGGACGTTTCGGCGATGTCGATGCCGAACTTCATCGAGCCGCCGCAGTAGGCGTGCTTGCCGTTCTCGAAGTAGAGCGTCAGGTCGCCCGCGCACTCGAAGACGCGGATGTCCCAGGTGCGCTCCCCCGGCCACAGGCAGATGGCGTCCTTGCCGGCGCGGCGCATCCAGCCGTGGTACCCGGACTCGCACGTGGTGATCGGATCACTCGCGACGGTCGCCGGTGTGTTCCGAGCGGACGCCGAGGCCGGGCCGGCCGACAGCAGTCCCGCGGCGAGCGCGGTCCCGATGACGGCCGCGACCTTCAGATTCGGACGCATGGATTTCCTTTCCCCACCGTGAAAAGATGAAATGGATTCGCCCAGGAGATCCGGACACCGACGACGTTAAGGACCGCCGTCGGCGGCGGGAAGACGTCCGGTGGCCATCTCCGCGCGCAAGCCAAACGAAGATCGTCTTCGCAGGTCAGCGATTTGGCCAGCGGGCCGGGAAAGCCAAATTCAGGGCACGATCCGGACCGAGAAGAAGACCGCGCGGGCGTCCGGTAGCAGCAGGTGCCCTTCGGAGTCGGCCATCTTCCAGTACACCTGGCAGTGCCCGGCCGCGGGCGGCGCCTGCACGTCGACGGAGATCCGCACGTGCTCGCCGGGCGCGGTGTACGGGATCGGGACGCGGGCGGCCGTGCGGCACTCACCGGGGCTGCCGAACGAACCCGAGCGCACGAGGTACCGCCCGATCCATCCGACCGATCCGGCGTTGCGCAGCTCCCACGTCTTGACGAAGCGGCTGCCGGCCGGGACAGCGGTCCCGTCGGGCACGGTCACGTCGGCGACGAACTCGGACACGTCACCGGCCGCCGCAGGCTCTTCGGCCGAGAACGCGCCGCCGAACAGGAGAGCCAGCGCGACGACGAGCACGATCGCGACGGCCGCGGCGAGGCCGTAGGCCGCCCACCGGCGCCGCGCCGGTTCCGCGTCGCGCACACGCCACGATCCCGCCAGCCGGTGGCTGAGCAAGCCGGGCCCGGGTCCGCGGGCAACCGACCGGCGATGACTGGACGAACCGGACCCGGGTTCCGGCGCTCGTCCCCACGGCCGCCGCCTCGGCTCGGGTACCTCCGGTTCGCGTGCCTTCTCCCACGCGGCCCGCCACTCCAGCCGCGCCCGCGTTTCGTCCTCGCCGAGCACGCCCACCGCGAGCACGCGCACGAACTCCCACGTCGTCTCCCAGCTGGGCAGGTGCCGCCCGCGCGCCGCGGCCGAGAGTGCCGACTTCGAGGCCAGCGCGCCCAGTTCGTCGCGCATCCGGTCGTAGGACGGGTCACCCGCGGCGCGCTTCAGCTCCCACAGCCGGCGCGCGAACGCCGCGACCGGCCCGGTGTCCGCCGCGGGGCCCTGCGCGACCCGCCCGCGGCGTCCGGGGGTGCGTTCGACGTCCATCGCCGCCGAGGATAGGACGCGGAGCGGGTGACCGGCGTGACTCGATCGAGTGGTCCCGATCGAGTAGTCCACTGTGGAGCTAAGCTGCGGAAATGCGCAGCGAGAAGCTCACCCGCACCTGGTTCGCGGTCACCGCCGTGGTCGCGCTGACCGGGCTCGTCAGCCAGGTGGTGTCCACCGCGACCACCGCGGACGCCCGGGTGGCGAACCTGCTCTGCTTCTTCACCATCGACTCGAACGTGCTGGTCGCGCTCACCGCGGCGCTGATCGCGCTGGGCCGGGCCCGCGGGCGCCTGTTCACCGTACTCCTGCTCGACGCGCTGGTCGGCATCATCGTGACCGGCATCGTCTACCAGGTCGCGCTCGCCGGCCTGTACGAGCTGCACGGCCTGGCGTTCTTCGCCGACACGATGCTGCACAAGGTGACGCCGATCGTGTTCGTGCTCGGCTGGCTCCTCGTGGCGCCGCGCGGCGCCCTGACCTGGCGCACGGTCTGGTGGTCGCTGCTCTACCCGCTGGCCTGGCTCGCGTTCACCCTGCCGCGCGGCGCGCTCACCGGCTTCTACCCGTACCCGTTCGTCGACGCCGGCGCGCTCGGCTACGGCCAGGTGGCGCTCAACTGCGTCTTCATCGGCCTGTTCTTCACCGCGCTCGCCGCGGGTGCGCGCTTCTACGACCGCCGGCTCAGCCCCGCACCCGACGGAACGCGTTGAGCCCGTCGGTCAGCCCGGCCTGGACCAGCGTCGGCAGCGCGCCGCGGCGGTCGACCGGCTTGCCCGCCGCGATCCGGTGCATCTGCCGGGTGTGCCACTGGATCTCGAGGAGGCTGTCGGCCAGCCGGACGCCGGTCTTCGGGCAGAGCCGCTCCGCGCGGGCGTCCTCGCCGTCGAGCAGCCGCGCGGGCAGCCCGGGGTCGACGATCAGCGGCCGGCCGAGCCCGATGACGTCCAGCGCGCCCGAGCGCAGCGCGTCGGTCATCCCGCCGGGTGTCGCGAACCCGCCGGTGACCATCAGGGCGACGTCGGACACCGAACGCGCTTTCGCCGCGTAGTCCAGGAAGTACGCTTCGCGCGCCTGCGAGCTCGCCCGGCCGGAGCCCATCATGGCGGCCTTCTCGTACGTTCCGCCCGACACCTCGAGCAGGTCCAGCCCGGTTTCCCCGAGCTCGCGCACGACCTCGAGCGACTCCTCTTCGGTGAAGCCGCCGCGCTGGAAGTCCGCGCTGTTGAGCTTCACCGACACCGGGACGTCGTCCCCCACCGACGAACGCACGCGCCGCACGACCTCCAGCAGGAAGCGGCGCCGGCGGACGGCGTCGCCGCCCCACTCGTCCGTGCGCAGGTTCGTCAGCGGCGAAAGGAACTGGGACACGAGGTAGCCGTGGGCGCCGTGGATCTGCACGCCCGTGAAGCCGGCTTCGACGAACGTGCGCGCCGCGACGGCGAAGCGTTCGATGATCGCTTCGATCTCTTCGCCGGTCAACGCGCGCGGAGCGGCGAAGGCGGTACGGATGCCGCGGTTGCCGAACGGCACCGCGGACGGCGCCACCGGCTCGCGCGACAGGTACCGCGGGCTCTGCCGGCCCGGGTGGTTCAGCTGCACCCACAGCCGCGTCTCCGTGCCCTCGACCGACCGCGCCCAGGGCCGGTAACCGGCGGGATCCGGTGCGGCGGCGACGTTGCGCGGCTCGCCGAGCGCGGCCGGGTCGACCATGACGTTCCCGGTGATCAGCGCGCCGGCGCCACCGCGGGCCCAGGTGCGGTACAGCTCGGCCAGCTCACGGGTGGGTGCGTTGCGGCGGTCGCCGAGCTGCTCGCTCAGCGCCGACTTGACCAGGCGGTTCGGCAGCACCGCGCCGCAGCGCAGTTTCAGCGGCTCGGCCAGGAGCGTCATCGCGTCACCTCTCGAACTTACCCGAAGTAAGGTGACGCGACGGTAGCATACCGCCGGTATGTCATCTACCCGTCGAATGACCGTTAGGGTCGGGCGCATGACGGCGATCGTGCAGAACCTGGTGACTTCCGGCGTCTTCCGGCTCGACGGAGGCAGCTGGGACGTCGACAACAACGTGTGGCTGGTGGGCGACGACGCGGAAGTGATCGTGATCGACGCCGCCCACGACGCGAAGGCGATCGAAAACGTCATCGGCGAGCGGAAGCTGGTCGCGATCGTCTGCACCCACGCCCACAACGACCACGTCAACGCCGCACCGGAACTCGCCGACGCGACCGGCGCGCCGATCCTGCTCCACCCCGACGACCGCGTCGTCTGGGACCTCACGCACCCGGACCGCGCTCCGGACGGCGAGCTGGCCGACGGCCAGACCCTCACGATCGCGGGCACCGCGCTCCGCGTCCTCCACACACCCGGCCACGCCCCCGGCGCGATCTGCCTCTACGCGGAGGAACTGGGCGTCCTGTTCACCGGCGACACCCTGTTCCACGGCGGCCCCGGCGCCACCGGGCGGTCCTATTCGGACTACCCGACCATCGTGAAGTCCATCCGCGAGAAGCTCTTCACGCTCCCGGAATCGACGAAGGTCCACACGGGCCACGGCGAAGGCACGACGATCGGCGCGGAGAAAACGGCGTCGAGCGGCTGGGACCAGCCCTAGGAGGTGTGCTTCCGGGCGACGAGGGCGAACTCCTCGATCGCCCGGTCGAAGGCGGAACTCGCCTGCCGGACCGGCGTGGGCAGGAACTCCCGGTCGAACTTCTTGTCGTCGTCGAGCTCCCACCGGGTGCGGTGGAGTTCCATCTCCTTCATGCGGAGCAGGTTCGCCTGCTCGACCAGCTCGTCCGGCCCGCTCATCACGAGCAGCCCGTAGAACGCGCGCATGTCGGTGCGAGCCGTGTAGTAACCGTCTTCGAACTCGATCTCCCGCTGCGCGTCGGTCTCGGCTTCCTCGGCGAGAGTCCGGCGGCGGTGGATCACGTTGATGTCGATGATGTGCTTGCGTGCCCGCGTCGCGGCCTCGATCAGTCCGGCACAGCGGTCGGCCCGGTCCTGCCGCAGCTTCGCGCGCCGGGCGGCGTTGAGCTTCACCGGCTCGACGAGCGCCCCCAGCGTCACACCGATCAGCGACGCCACCGCCGCGATGGCCGCCGCCCCGACCGCCGTCAGCACGTCAGCCTCGGCGCGCTCGGCGACACCCGGACGCGCTGCTTCGCCTCTTCCGCCAGCGCGAGCGCCCACGCCTGCAGGCCGGCGACGTCGATCCCGTGCGGCGGCTCGGCCCGGAACGGCTCGATGTTCGCCGCGGCCCGCTCCAGCAGCGACACCGCGCCGACGTTGTTGCCGCGAGCCGCGTGCGTCAGCCCCACCGCGAGCTGGGCGAGGCCGCGCCAGAGTTCGCGGTCGGGGCCGTCGGTGCTCTTCCACGCGTCTTCGAAGACCTCGTGCGCGTGGAACGGCTTGCCGTCGTCGAGCAGGCGCTGGGCTTCCGCAAGCGTTTGCGCCGGGGTCCGCACGATGCCCTCCGGCTGGCGCTCGACGCCGTCGGAGCCGTACGGCAGGGGCCGCCCGAGGCCGTCGCGCGGCCGTGCGTTGCGTGCCCGTCCTTCGGTGTCCCGGTCGCGGCGGCTCATACCCTGAGATCCTGCCACGGACCCGGCAGGTAGCCTGGTGACTCGTGCGTTTCCTCGACGGCCACCGGCCCGCTCACGACCTGACCTACGACGACGTGTTCCTGCTGCCGAACCGTTCGGACGTGGAGTCCCGCTTCGACGTCGACCTCGCCACCGCGGACGGCACCGGCGCGACCATCCCGATCGTCGTGGCCAACATGACCGCGGTCGCCGGCCGGCGGATGGCCGAGACCGTCGCCCGCCGCGGTGGGCTGGTGGTGCTGCCCCAGGACGTCGACACCGACGCCGTCACCGAGATCGTCGGCTGGGTGAAGAGCCGCCACACCGTGTGGGACACCCCGCTGGTGCTCACCGGCGGCGACGCCGTCGCCGACGCGCTCAACCTGGTCCACAAGCGCGCGCACGGCGCTGTCGTGGTCGTGGACGGCGAAGGCCGCCCGGTCGGCATCGTCGACGAAGCGGCCTGCGCGGGCGTCGACCGCTTCGCGCGGCTCGCCGACGTCGCGCAGCCCGCGCACGTCGCGGTCCCGCTGGCCACGCCGGCGCGCGAGGTCTTCGAGCTGCTGCACGGCCACGGCGCGCAGCTGGCGCTGGGCCTGGACGCCGACGGCCGGCTCGCGGGCGTGCTGACCGCCGTCGGGGCGCTGCGCGCGGACATCTACACGCCGGCGGTCGACAGCGCGGGCAAGCTGCGCGTCGCCGCCGCGGTCGGCGTCAACGGCGACGTCGCGGCGAAGGCCGAGGCCGTGCTCGGCGCCGGCGTCGACGTGCTGGTCGTCGACACCGCGCACGGCCACCAGGAGAAGATGATCGCCGCGCTGAAGGCCGTCCGGTCGGTGTCGCCGAAGGTCCCGGTGGTCGCCGGGAACGTGGTCACCGCCGAGGGCACGCGCGACCTGATCCAGGCCGGCGCCGACGTCGTCAAGGTCGGCGTCGGGCCGGGCGCGATGTGCACGACCCGGATGATGACCGGCGTGGGCCGCCCCCAGTTCTCCGCGGTCGCCGACTGCGCGGCCGCCGCCCGCGAGCTGGGCAAGCACGTCTGGGCCGACGGCGGGGTCCGCCACCCGCGCGACGTCGCGCTGGCGCTGGCCGCCGGCGCGTCCGCGGCGATGGTCGGCTCGTGGTTCGCCGGCACCTACGAATCCCCCGGCGACCTGCGGTTCGACGAGCAGGGCCGGCCCTACAAGGAGTCGTTCGGCATGGCGTCGAAGCGCGCGGTGGGCGCGCGGACGCGCACGGACAACTCGTTCGACCGCGCGCGGAAGGCGCTGTTCGAAGAGGGCATCTCGTCGTCGCGGATGTCGCTCGACCCGGCCCGCCCCGGCGTCGAGGACCTGCTGGACTCGATCGGCTCCGGCGTCCGCTCGTCCTGCACCTACGCGGGCGCGCGCACCCTGGAGGAGTTCCACGAGCGCGCGCTGCTGGGCGTCCAGTCGGCGGCCGGCTTCGCCGAAGGCCGCCCCCTCCCCTCCGGCTGGTGACGGTCGTGAGTGCGTAACAGTGTCAGAACACTGTTACGCACTCACGACCCCGGGGTCAGCCGTGGTCCTCCAGCATCTCGGTCACCAGGGCGGCGATCGGCGAACGCTCGGAACGCGTAAGCGTGACGTGCGCGAACAGCGGGTGGCCCTTCAGCTTCTCGATCACCGCCGAGACGCCGTCGTGCCGTCCGACGCGCAGGTTGTCACGCTGGGCGACGTCGTGCGTGAGCACCACCCGTGACGCCGTGCCGAGCCGCGAAAGCACGGTCAGGAGCACGTTGCGCTCCAGCGACTGCGCCTCGTCGACGATGACGAACGCGTCGTGCAGCGAGCGGCCGCGGATATGGGTCAGCGGGAGCACCTCGAGCATGCCGCGGTCGAAGACCTCGTCGAGGACCTCCTGGCTGACCAGCGCGCCGAGGGTGTCGAACACCGCCTGCGCCCACGGCTGCATCTTCTCGCTCTCGGACCCGGGCAGGTAGCCGAGGTCCTGGCCGCCGACCGCGTAGACCGGGCGGAACACCACGACCTTGCGGTGCTGGCGGCGTTCCATCACGGCTTCCAGGCCGGCGCACAGCGCGAGCGCCGACTTGCCGGTGCCGGCGCGACCGCCCAGCGAGACGATGCCGACGTCGGAGTCGAGCAGCAGGTCGAGCGCGACGCGCTGCTCGGCGCTGCGGCCGTGCAGGCCGAACGCCTCGCGGTCGCCGCGGACCAGCCGGATGCGCTTGTCCGCCGTGATCCGCCCCAGCGCGCTGGAGCTGCCCGCGAGCAGCCGCAGCCCGGTGTGGCAGGGCAGCTCGGCGAGCTCGTCCATGCCCCATTCGACCGGGTCGACGGTGCTGCCGCCGAACAGCGCGTCCAGCACTTCCTGCTGGACGTCCACGTCCGCCATGCCCGTCCAGCCGGACGGCGTCACTTCCTGCGCGCGGTACTCGTCCGCCTCGAGACCGACGGCCCCGGCCTTGACCCGCAGCGGGATGTCCTTCGTCACCAGCGTGACCGCCGCGTTCTCCGCCGCCAGGTTGAGCGCGCAGGCGAGGATGCGGTGGTCGTTGGAGTCGGTCCGGAACCCGGACGGGAGCACCGACGGGTCCGAGTGGTTCAGCTCCACCTGCAACGTGCCGCCG is a window from the Amycolatopsis sp. cg9 genome containing:
- a CDS encoding DUF309 domain-containing protein, giving the protein MSRRDRDTEGRARNARPRDGLGRPLPYGSDGVERQPEGIVRTPAQTLAEAQRLLDDGKPFHAHEVFEDAWKSTDGPDRELWRGLAQLAVGLTHAARGNNVGAVSLLERAAANIEPFRAEPPHGIDVAGLQAWALALAEEAKQRVRVSPSAPRLTC
- a CDS encoding Pr6Pr family membrane protein, whose translation is MRSEKLTRTWFAVTAVVALTGLVSQVVSTATTADARVANLLCFFTIDSNVLVALTAALIALGRARGRLFTVLLLDALVGIIVTGIVYQVALAGLYELHGLAFFADTMLHKVTPIVFVLGWLLVAPRGALTWRTVWWSLLYPLAWLAFTLPRGALTGFYPYPFVDAGALGYGQVALNCVFIGLFFTALAAGARFYDRRLSPAPDGTR
- a CDS encoding MBL fold metallo-hydrolase; translated protein: MTAIVQNLVTSGVFRLDGGSWDVDNNVWLVGDDAEVIVIDAAHDAKAIENVIGERKLVAIVCTHAHNDHVNAAPELADATGAPILLHPDDRVVWDLTHPDRAPDGELADGQTLTIAGTALRVLHTPGHAPGAICLYAEELGVLFTGDTLFHGGPGATGRSYSDYPTIVKSIREKLFTLPESTKVHTGHGEGTTIGAEKTASSGWDQP
- a CDS encoding NBR1-Ig-like domain-containing protein produces the protein MDVERTPGRRGRVAQGPAADTGPVAAFARRLWELKRAAGDPSYDRMRDELGALASKSALSAAARGRHLPSWETTWEFVRVLAVGVLGEDETRARLEWRAAWEKAREPEVPEPRRRPWGRAPEPGSGSSSHRRSVARGPGPGLLSHRLAGSWRVRDAEPARRRWAAYGLAAAVAIVLVVALALLFGGAFSAEEPAAAGDVSEFVADVTVPDGTAVPAGSRFVKTWELRNAGSVGWIGRYLVRSGSFGSPGECRTAARVPIPYTAPGEHVRISVDVQAPPAAGHCQVYWKMADSEGHLLLPDARAVFFSVRIVP
- a CDS encoding NADH:flavin oxidoreductase/NADH oxidase family protein, with protein sequence MTLLAEPLKLRCGAVLPNRLVKSALSEQLGDRRNAPTRELAELYRTWARGGAGALITGNVMVDPAALGEPRNVAAAPDPAGYRPWARSVEGTETRLWVQLNHPGRQSPRYLSREPVAPSAVPFGNRGIRTAFAAPRALTGEEIEAIIERFAVAARTFVEAGFTGVQIHGAHGYLVSQFLSPLTNLRTDEWGGDAVRRRRFLLEVVRRVRSSVGDDVPVSVKLNSADFQRGGFTEEESLEVVRELGETGLDLLEVSGGTYEKAAMMGSGRASSQAREAYFLDYAAKARSVSDVALMVTGGFATPGGMTDALRSGALDVIGLGRPLIVDPGLPARLLDGEDARAERLCPKTGVRLADSLLEIQWHTRQMHRIAAGKPVDRRGALPTLVQAGLTDGLNAFRRVRG
- a CDS encoding GuaB1 family IMP dehydrogenase-related protein codes for the protein MRFLDGHRPAHDLTYDDVFLLPNRSDVESRFDVDLATADGTGATIPIVVANMTAVAGRRMAETVARRGGLVVLPQDVDTDAVTEIVGWVKSRHTVWDTPLVLTGGDAVADALNLVHKRAHGAVVVVDGEGRPVGIVDEAACAGVDRFARLADVAQPAHVAVPLATPAREVFELLHGHGAQLALGLDADGRLAGVLTAVGALRADIYTPAVDSAGKLRVAAAVGVNGDVAAKAEAVLGAGVDVLVVDTAHGHQEKMIAALKAVRSVSPKVPVVAGNVVTAEGTRDLIQAGADVVKVGVGPGAMCTTRMMTGVGRPQFSAVADCAAAARELGKHVWADGGVRHPRDVALALAAGASAAMVGSWFAGTYESPGDLRFDEQGRPYKESFGMASKRAVGARTRTDNSFDRARKALFEEGISSSRMSLDPARPGVEDLLDSIGSGVRSSCTYAGARTLEEFHERALLGVQSAAGFAEGRPLPSGW
- a CDS encoding PhoH family protein, producing the protein MYVLDTSVLLSDPWAVTRFAEHAVVLPLVVISELEAKRHHPELGWFARESLRMLDDLRRQYGRLDAPLPIGDHGGTLQVELNHSDPSVLPSGFRTDSNDHRILACALNLAAENAAVTLVTKDIPLRVKAGAVGLEADEYRAQEVTPSGWTGMADVDVQQEVLDALFGGSTVDPVEWGMDELAELPCHTGLRLLAGSSSALGRITADKRIRLVRGDREAFGLHGRSAEQRVALDLLLDSDVGIVSLGGRAGTGKSALALCAGLEAVMERRQHRKVVVFRPVYAVGGQDLGYLPGSESEKMQPWAQAVFDTLGALVSQEVLDEVFDRGMLEVLPLTHIRGRSLHDAFVIVDEAQSLERNVLLTVLSRLGTASRVVLTHDVAQRDNLRVGRHDGVSAVIEKLKGHPLFAHVTLTRSERSPIAALVTEMLEDHG